One Flagellimonas sp. CMM7 genomic region harbors:
- a CDS encoding DUF983 domain-containing protein, translated as MKFLKGTKLYSILTGTCPVCQNESMYTEQNPYKLSSTLKMEERCSHCNTKYKIEPSFFYGAMYVSYPVGLAFASLAFVLSYLVFDLSLITTYGLIVIIMFIALPLILRISRNIWINFFMSFEKLKSEPKA; from the coding sequence ATAGTATACTTACTGGAACATGTCCTGTTTGTCAAAATGAAAGCATGTACACAGAGCAGAATCCGTATAAATTGTCGAGTACTTTAAAAATGGAAGAACGCTGCAGTCATTGTAACACAAAGTATAAAATAGAACCTTCTTTTTTCTATGGGGCCATGTATGTGAGCTATCCTGTTGGACTTGCCTTTGCAAGCTTGGCATTTGTGTTGTCCTACCTAGTTTTTGATTTAAGCTTGATTACCACGTATGGCTTAATCGTTATAATCATGTTTATAGCATTACCATTGATTCTTAGGATTTCTAGAAATATATGGATCAATTTCTTTATGTCTTTTGAGAAATTAAAGTCAGAACCGAAAGCATAG